Sequence from the Janthinobacterium lividum genome:
CCGCCGATCAGCACTTCAAAGAAAAAATTGATATTCATTGCTATTCCTCGTCTAGTGCGCCACGCCGAGATAGGCGTTGATGACATCCTGGTTGCTGCGCACCTCGTCGGGCGTGCCGTCGCCGATCTTCTTGCCGTAATCGAGCACCACCACGCGGTCGGAGATATCCATCACCACGCCCATGTCGTGCTCGATCAGCACGATGGTCGTGCCCAGCTGGTCGTTGACGTCGAGGATGAAGCGGCACATGTCCTGCTTTTCTTCCACGTTCATGCCGGCCATCGGTTCATCGAGCAGCAAAATTTCCGGTTCGGCCACCAGCGCGCGGCCAAGCTCCACGCGCTTTTGCAGGCCGTAGGGCAGGCGTCCCACGGGCGTCTTGCGGATGGCCTGGATTTCCAGGAAGTCGATGATTTCCTCTGCCTTCTTGCGGTGCTCGATTTCCTCGCGCCGCGCTGGCCCCCAGTACAGGGCTTGCAAGAGGAAATTCGACTTCATCTTCAGGTTGCGTCCCGTCATGATGTTGTCGAGCACCGTCATGCCTTTAAAAAGGGCGATGTTCTGGAAGGTGCGCGCGATGCCGGCCTTGGCGGCCGCATAGCAATCCATGCCGCGCCGGTGCTCGCCCCGGTAGATGATTTCTCCCTGCTGCGGGCGGTACACGCCGTTGATCACGTTGAGCATCGAGCTTTTGCCGGCGCCGTTCGGGCCGATGATGGCGCGGATTTCATGCTGCTTGACGTCAAACGAGATGTCGGTCAGCGCCTTCACGCCGCCAAACGACAGCGAGATGTTCTTCAGGTCGAGGATCACGGGGCCCGCCTTGCGGGCCGTGCCGAAATGGGCGTCGGGTTCGTTCATTTGCATCGTGCTGTGCTCCATCATGCGGCCAGGCCCTGGGGCCGATACGTTTTGCTGTCCCAGATCTGCAGGTCGGCGCTGGTCGAACCGGTGCGGCCATCCTCGAATTTCACCTGGGTCTCGATGTATTGCGTTGCCTTGCCCTCATACAGGGCGGAGATGAGCACCGCGTATTTTTCGGCGATGAATTTGCGGCGCACCTTGCGCGTGCGGGTCAGCTCGTCGTCGTCCGGATCGAGTTCCTTGTGCAGCACGAGGAAGCGGTGCACCTGCGTGCGGTCCATCAGCGGGTCGGCCGCCAGTTCCGCGTTGACTTGCTCGATGCAATCGCGGATCAGGCCATAGGTCTCGGCGCGCGCCGCCAGGTCGGTGTAGCCGGAGTAGGCGATGCCGCGCCGCTCGGACCAGTTGCCCACCGCTTCGATGTCGATGTTGATGAAGGCGCACACCTGGTCGCGCGCATGGCCGAAGGCCACCACTTCCTTGATGAAGGGGAAGAACTTGAGCTTGTTTTCGATGTAGTTGGGGGCGAACATGGCGCCGCAATTCATCTTGCCCACGTCGGCCGCGCGGTCGATGATTTTCAGATGGCCTTCGCTGTCGAACACGCCCGCGTCGCCCGTATGGAAATAGCCGTCGTTGTCGATCACTTCGGCGGTGGCGTCGGGACGCCGGAAGTAGCCGCTCATGGTGGCAGGCGACTTGACCAGCACTTCGCCATTCGCCGCCAGCTTGACTTCCACGCCCGGCGCCGGCAAGCCGACGCTGTCGAACTTGATATTGCCATCCGGTTGCAGACAGACATAGGCGCAGGTTTCGGTCGAGCCGTACAGCTGCTTGAGGTTGACGCCGATGGAGCGGTAGAAGCGGAACAGGTCGGGGCCGATGGCGGCGCCGGCGGTATAAGCCACGCGCACGCGCGACAGTCCCAGGACGTTTTTCAGGGGACCGTAGACGAGCAGCTCGCCCAGCTTGTAGCTGAGGCGGTCCGCCAGCGATACGGGCTTGCCATCCAGGATCTGCGCGCCGCAGCGCTTGGCCACGTCCATGAAATGGCTGAACATATGGCGCTTGATGCTGCTCGCGTCTTCCATGCGTATCATCACGCTGGTGAGCATGTTTTCGAACACGCGCGGCGGCGCAAAGTAGCAGGTGGGGCCGATTTCGCGCATGTCGATCATCACCGTGTCGCCCGATTCGGGGCAGTTGACGGTAAAGCCGGCCACCATGGCCTGCGCCAGCGAGAACAGGCAGTCGCCCACCCACGCCATGGGCAGGTAGGACAGGATGTCTTCCTCGTCGGTGAGCTTGTCGAAGGCGACGCCGCCAATGCCGGCAGCCAGCAGCGCCGTGTGGCTCTGGCATACGCCCTTCGGCTTGCCCGTGGTGCCCGAGGTGTACAGGATCACGGCGGAGTCGCTCCCTTGGCCCGCTGCCACGGCGGCGTCGAAAAAGCCCGGGTGTTCGCGGTCATAGGCCCGGCCCAGCACCTGCAGGGCGGCAAAGGACATCAGTTCCGGC
This genomic interval carries:
- a CDS encoding ABC transporter ATP-binding protein, with the protein product MQMNEPDAHFGTARKAGPVILDLKNISLSFGGVKALTDISFDVKQHEIRAIIGPNGAGKSSMLNVINGVYRPQQGEIIYRGEHRRGMDCYAAAKAGIARTFQNIALFKGMTVLDNIMTGRNLKMKSNFLLQALYWGPARREEIEHRKKAEEIIDFLEIQAIRKTPVGRLPYGLQKRVELGRALVAEPEILLLDEPMAGMNVEEKQDMCRFILDVNDQLGTTIVLIEHDMGVVMDISDRVVVLDYGKKIGDGTPDEVRSNQDVINAYLGVAH
- a CDS encoding AMP-binding protein → MPTFPRRLLQHGTVRSDKPAFREKYLGIWQTWTWREVNEEVRALACGLAAIGFQRGMNLAIIGDNRPRLYWAMLAAQSLGGVPVPLYQDAPAADMAYVLQDADIRYAIVEDQEQVDKLLELKALYPHVAHIAYDDERGMRHYRQPELMSFAALQVLGRAYDREHPGFFDAAVAAGQGSDSAVILYTSGTTGKPKGVCQSHTALLAAGIGGVAFDKLTDEEDILSYLPMAWVGDCLFSLAQAMVAGFTVNCPESGDTVMIDMREIGPTCYFAPPRVFENMLTSVMIRMEDASSIKRHMFSHFMDVAKRCGAQILDGKPVSLADRLSYKLGELLVYGPLKNVLGLSRVRVAYTAGAAIGPDLFRFYRSIGVNLKQLYGSTETCAYVCLQPDGNIKFDSVGLPAPGVEVKLAANGEVLVKSPATMSGYFRRPDATAEVIDNDGYFHTGDAGVFDSEGHLKIIDRAADVGKMNCGAMFAPNYIENKLKFFPFIKEVVAFGHARDQVCAFINIDIEAVGNWSERRGIAYSGYTDLAARAETYGLIRDCIEQVNAELAADPLMDRTQVHRFLVLHKELDPDDDELTRTRKVRRKFIAEKYAVLISALYEGKATQYIETQVKFEDGRTGSTSADLQIWDSKTYRPQGLAA